The Haloplanus sp. CK5-1 genome segment GACCCGCGGACCGTCCAAGTCTTCCTGCTCGACGAGGCGGGCGACCGGCGGCGTGGCTGGCGCTGTCGCGACGCCACGCCGGTCCGATGGCGCGGACCGGAACTCGTCGCCGACAGGCCGGGCGTCGCCACCGAGACGTTGGAACTTGCTCACGACGGTGTCGAAGCCATCGACGATCCCATTGACCACGCTTAAGCGTCGCCGTCCGTATCTTCCCACCATGCAACCACGGGACCTCTCCGCGCTCTCACCGTACGTCCCCGGACGCGGGGCCGAGGAGGTGGCCCGCGAACTCGGGATGGATCCGGCGGATCTCACGAAACTCTCCTCGAACGAGAACCCACACGGACCGGGGCCGGCGGCGGTCGAGGCCATCCGGGAGACCGCCCCCCGGGTCGGCGTCTACCCCAAGGCCTCGCATACCGATCTGGCGGAGAAACTCGCCGACCACTGGGACTGCACTCCCGGACAGGTGTGGGTGACCCCCGGTGCCGACGGCGCACTCGACTACCTCTCGCGGGCCTTCCTTGACCCCGGCGACCGCGTACTCGTCCCCGATCCCGGCTTCTCGTACTACCGGATGAGCGCCCGCTACCACCACGGCGAGGTGGCCACCTACGACCTGCGGAAGGCCGACGACTTCGCCCAGACGCCCGACACCGTTCTCGACGCCTACGACGGCGAACGGATCGTCTACCTCACCACCCCCCACAACCCGACCGGTTCCGAGTTCGACCCCGACGATATCGAGGCCCTCTCGGAACGGGTCGAGGACCACACCCTCGTCGTCGTCGACGAGGCGTACGCCGAGTACACCGACACCCCCTCGGCTATCGGCCTCCTCGACGACCACGACGACGTCGCGGTCACGCGGACGTTCTCGAAGGCCTACGGGCTGGCCGGCCTCCGTGTCGGCTACGCCGTCGTCCCCGAGGCGTGGGCCGGCGCCTACGCCCGCGTCAACACACCCTTCGCCGCCAGCGAGGTCGGCTGCCGGGCCGCACTGGCCGCCCTCGACGACGACGACCACCTCGAAACGACCGTCGAGACGGCGCGGTGGGCGCGGGCCCACCTCCGCGACGAACTCGACGCGCCCACCTGGGAGAGCGGCGGCAACTTCGTCCTCGCGGAGGTGGGCGACGCCGCGGCCGTCGCCGAGGCCACACAGCGCCGGGGGGTCATCGTCCGGGACTGCAGTAGTTTCGGCCTGCCGGCCTGCATCCGGGTGTCCTGTGGCACCCGCGAGGGGACCAGACGGGCCGTCGAAGTCGTCAACGACGCCCTCGCGGAGGTGCAGGCGTGACCGACGCCGAGGACGTCGCCGAGCGCGTCGCCGTCACCGGGACGCCGGGTACCGGGAAGACGACCGCCACGACCCTGATCGACGGTCCCGTCGTCCACCTCAACGACCTGATCCACGAGGAGGGGCTGTGGGCCGACCGCGACGACGACCGCGACTCGCTGGTGGCCGACCTCGACGCGGTCCGGGAGGCGCTTGGCGACTGGTCGGGCGTCGTCGAGTCCCACCTCGCACACCACCTCGACGCCGACCGCGTGGCCGTCCTCCGGTGTCGGCCGGACGTCCTGGAGGAGCGCCTGCGCGACCGGGGCGAGAGCGAGGCGTCGGCGGCCGAGAACGCCGAGAGCGAGGCGCTGGACGTGGTCCTCTCGGAGACCGTCGACCGCCACGGGATCGAGAACGTCTACGAGGTCGACGCGACCGACCGGACGCCCGCGGAGGTGGCCGACGAAATCGAGGCCGTGATCGCCGGCGACCGCGCCCCGAGCGCCGGCGACGTCGACTTCATTGACTACCTATGACCCTCGACCGCCTCCGGCCCGTCGCCGAACTCCTCCTCGATCCGATGGTCGCCGCCGCCGACCGGGTCGGCCTCACCCCCAACGGCGTCAGCGTCGTCGCCTTCGGATTCGCCGTCGCGGCCGCCGCCGGATTCTACGTCGCCACGCCCCTCGGCTACGCGCTGGGGGCGGTCTGTGTCTTCGCCAACGGGTGGCTCGACCTGCTGGACGGCGCGCTCGCCCGCACCCAGGACGTCGAGTCGCGGGCCGGCGACCTGCTGGACCACGTGCTGGACCGGTACGCGGACGTCGTCCTCGTGATCGGGTTGGCGGCCGGCGTCGCACGGTACGACCTCGGTCTCCTCGCGGTCACCGGCGTCCTGATGACGTCCTACCTCGGCACGCAGATCCAGGCCGTCGGCCTCGGGCGCGAGTACGGCGGCCTCGTCGGGCGCGCGGACCGGCTGGCGCTGGTCGGACTCACGGGCCTCGTCGCCGCCGTCGTCGCCGAGCCACTCGGCCCGCTGTCGGTCGTCGGCTGGCTGCTCGTCTTCTTCACCGTCGTTGGTCACCTGACCGCGCTCCAACGGTTCTGGGGCGCGTGGGGTGACCTCGCCTGAGCGCACGGCGCACCTTTTATCCCCGGCGGCGCGCTACGGAGGGGTATGCCCCAGTGTGAAATGTGCGGTGCCGAGAGTTCGTCGCTCACGACGACGAAGGTCGAAGGGGCCGAACTACAGCTCTGTGACGACTGTACGGAGTTCGGTACCGAGGTGCGCACCGAATCGTCCTCGTCGTCGTCGACGAAGTACTCCACCTCGTCCTCGTCTTCGTCCTCATCGGGTGGATCGAGTTCGACCAGTGGTGGTGGCGGTGGCGGCGGGAAGACCCGCCGCCGCGACATGTTCGACGACATGGACGAACTCGCCGCCGACTACGACGACCGCATCCGGTCGGCCCGCGAGGAGCGCGGTCTGAGCCAGGAGGAACTCGCCGCCGAACTCAACGAGAAGGCGAGTCTTATCCGCAAACTCGAACGCGGCGACATGCTGCCGAGCGACGACGTCCAGTCGGAACTCGAGGCCGAACTCGACATCGCCCTTTCGGAGGGTGGCGGCGACGCCGACGCCGACTGGTCCGGCGACTCCTCGACGACGACGACGCTCGGCGACGTCGTCAAGCGCAAGGACTAGGACTTTACTCGTTCGCCCCCGAACGCCCCGCCCATGTCCCGTGACGTGGCGGAGTCGTTCACCCTCGGAGCGGCACAGATAGAGCCGGTCTACCACGACGCCGAGGCGACCCTCGACAAGACCTGTCGGTGGATCGAACGTGCCGGCGACCGCGGCGTCGACGTGTTGGTCTTCCCGGAGACGTACTTCCCCGGCTACCCCTACTGGCGGCGGAGCACCTCCATCGCCCGGTGGAGCGACCTGATGGTCGACCTGTCGAAAAACAGCCTCCACGTCGACGACGACGCCGTCGAGACCGTCGGCGAGGCCGTCGCCGACGCCGACCTCCACCTCGTGCTCGGCACGAACGAGGTGGACGACCGACGGGGGAGCGAGACGCTCTATAACTCGCTGTTCTTTTTCGACCGCTCGGGGTCGCTGGTGCGTCGCCACCGGAAACTCATGCCCACCCACGACGAGCGGGCCATCTGGGGACGGGGCGACCCCGCCAGCCTCGACGTCCACGACACCGACGTGGGCCGACTCGGCGGGCTGATCTGCTACGAGAACCACATGACGCTGTCGAAGGCGGCGCTCTGTGCGCGGGGCGAGGAGATTCACGCCGCCGTCTGGCCCGGTTTCTGGGAGCAGAACGGACATCCCGGCGACAAGTCCCGCGCCGAGGACGCCGAGGCCCGGGACACCTGCGACATCTACCCCGCCGTCCGCGAGTACGCCTTCGAGACACAGTCGTTCGTCGTCTCGTGTTCCGCCTACATGAGCGAAGGCGTCCCCGAGGGGTTCGCCGAGGACGAACTCGGGTTCGGCGTCGGGAACGGCGGGAGTATGCTCGTCAATCCCGCGGGTGTCGTGAAGGCCGGCCCCGCCGTCGGCGAGGAGGCCCTGCTGACCGCGGAGTTCGACCGCGACGAGCGCCGTGCCACGAAGGCCTACTTCGACGCGATGGGCCACTACACCCGCTGGGATGCCGTGAATCTGGAGGTGAGCGACGACCGCCTCGACCCAGTCCACCGCCACGACCACCCCGGTCGTGGCCGCGACGACGCGCCGACCCTCTCGCCCGCCGACGCCGCGGCCCTCGCCGAGGAGTTCGACGTGCCCGTCGAGGCGGTCGAAGCCGTCGCCGACGCCCTCGTGGGTACACGAGGATAACCACGTTTTTTGCCCGTTCGCGTCCCCGTCCCCGTATGTTCGTACTCGTCAACCTGAAGGCGTACCCCTGTGACCCGGTCGCGGTCGCGGAGGCCGCCAGCGACGTCGCCGCGGAGAGCGGCGTCCGGATCGCCGTCGCCCCCCAGACCGCCCACCTCGACCGCGTCGCCGCCACGGGCGTCGAGACGTGGGCCCAACACGTCGCCCCCGTCGCCCACGGCAGTCACACCGGCCACACGCTCGCCGAGGCCGTGACCGACGCGGGCGCGACCGGAACGCTACTCAACCACTCGGAGCGTCGTCTGAAACTCGCCGACGTTGACGACGCCCTCGACGCCGCCGAGCGCGCCGGTCTGGAGACGGTCGTCTGTGCGAACGATCCCGAACAGGTCGCGGCCGCGGCCGCCCTCGACCCGGACGCCGTCGCGGTCGAACCGCCCGAACTCATCGGCGGCGACGTCTCCGTGGCCACAGCCGACCCGGGGATCGTCGAGGGGGCCGTCGCCGCCGCCGACGCGGTCGATCCGGACGTGGCGGTCTACTGCGGGGCCGGCGTCTCCACCGGCGACGACGTGGCCGCCGCGGCCGACCTCGGCGCCGAGGGCGTCCTCCTCGCGAGTGGCGTCGCCAAGGCAGACGATCCGCGGGCGGCGCTCGAATCCCTAGTCTCGGGCGTCTAGAGGAATTCGGCGTCGGTCAGGTCGTCGGATCGGGGATCGCTCCCGTCGTCGGCCGCCATCTGCCGGCGCGTCGCGTCGTCGGCCGACGCCGGCGGATCGTCGCTCCCCTCGATCACGACCGCGTCCTCGTCGACGAAGCCGTCGTCGCCGATCCTGCCGCCGTCGCCGCTGTCGCCGCCGTCGACGACTTCCACTTCGTCTTGCTCGTCCGCAACCTGCGGGTCCGTCTCCTCGGCGGCGAGGGTTTCCTCGTCGACGAACGAACGTTCCACGTCCCGGACGGTTTCGTCGAGGGCGTCGCCGTCGAGGTGGCCGTCGAACGCCGCCGCGACACGGTCCCGGAGCGCGTACCGGTAGCGGCCCTCGTCGACGTGTTCGACGAATCCGTCGGTCCGGAGCGGGCGGTTGCGGCCGTACGCCATTGGCTGATCCGGCGTCCCGCCGGCGGCGACGTGGGCGTCGACCGGGTCCGCCGTCCGCTCCCGGCGGTAGTGGGCGAGCATCCGCCGCGAGATGTCGGGCAGGGCCTCGATGGTCGACCGCAGATCCGCGACGACCGCCTCGCGGGTCCCGTGGGTCGTGGCAGCCGTCGTCCGGTCGGGGCCGTCGGCTCCCGCACGCTCCGACGCTCCCGATTCGGCGTCGAACGTCACGTCGGCCTGTCCGCCGACGGGGGCGTTCGAGTCGCCCGCGTCGGCGTCGTCCCCGCTTCCCGGAGTCGTGGGATCGGTGGTCCCCCCGTCGGCGGGGTCGACCTCCGAAACGGAGGCCGAGGGCGGCCAGTCGCCCGGTTCGATCGCCGGTCGATCCGGTTCGTCGGCGCCGGAGTCGCCGTCGTCGCTCCCCTCGTCCCGGGTCGTGTCGGCCGGTTCGTCCGGCGCAGCGTCGCCCGGCTCGTACGCGTCGAGTTCGATCTGATCGGCCGCCATCGCCGACGCGCGCGCACGGTTCCGCCCGTCGCCGCCGCGGTAGGGCGCCTCCGCCTTCTGTAGCATCGCCTGCGCGAACTGGTCGGCCATCCGCGAGAGGTCGCGGGCCTCCGCCAACTCCGCTTCGAGTTCCTCGATCCGGGCCTCCTTCCGGTCGAGTTCCTGGCGCAGATCCGCGAGTTCGCTCTCGCGGCGCTCCTGTTCGTCGCTGATCTCCCGGAGGTCGGAGACCAGGTCGTCGCTCACGGACTTGAGTTCCGGCCGCTCGAAGTCGTCGAGGCCGGGCGTCGCGCCGGCGTCGAAGGTTCGCTTGCGGTGGAACTGCACCCGACGCACCGACTCGCTCCAGTCGGTCATCAGGAACGCCTCCCCGTCACCCAGATCCTCGACGGCGTTGGCGTGTTCGGCGTCGATGATCCGGCTCACGACGTTCGTGTCGTTGTTCCACGTGAGCCGGTGCCACACGAGCCAGTCACACTGCGTGATGAAGTCCTTCTTCACGTCGGCCGGCCGCTGGGAGATGCCGACGATGCCCAGCCCGTGTTTCCGCCCCCGCTTGCCGATCTTGATGAGCATCTTCCCCGTCTCGTCGAGGCCGCCACCCTCGGGGATGTACTCGTGGACCTCCTCGACGAGCATCAGGAACGGCTTCTTCAGTTTCTTCTCCTTGGCGAACAGGTGTTTGGCGACCGACAGCAGGAGTTCCTTCGCCACCTCGTCGTCGAGGTAGCCCGAGACGTCGAGGATGATCGGGACGTTGCTCTCCAGGGCCAGCGACGCGATCTTCTCCGCGTGTTCCGGGCTGACCTGGATGTCACACTCGTCGTCCGCGCCGGCGTGGAGGAGTTCGAACTCCTCTTTCAGCCCGTAGTACTCGCCGTCCGTGTCGACCACGAGGACGGGAAAGTTGTTCGCCAGCAGGTTCTCGACCAGAACCGACGCGGTGTTGGACTTCCCCGACCCCGACTTCCCCGTGACGAACCCGCGGCCCGTGAGCAGTTCCACGACCGGGAGCGAGACCGGCGTCCCCGGATCGGCGTCGGTGTCGCCCCCCGGACCCTCGCTCACGTCCGCGACGGTGATCGTTTCGGTGTCCGTATCCGTGTCCGTCATCGCCCTGTGAGAGGCTCCCCTCGCCCATAGTTCCGCGTCAGACGCGCGTCGGCTCTATCGGCCGAAGTCGGTCAGCGACGACTGGCCGTCGCCGGTCTCGCCCTCGGTTGCCCGCTCCCGTGTCTCGGTCCCGTCACCCCCCGCCGCCTCGCCGTCCCACCCGTCGAGACGCGCCTGGTCGGCCGCGCCGAACTGGAGGTTCGACACCCGGACGCCGAGTTTGCGGACGGCGTCGCCCGCGAACTCCTCGAGGAGGTCGAGTGCCACCTCCTCGACGAGGTCCGGGTCCGCAACCGGCCCCGACAGCGACCGCTCGCGCGTGTTCACGTCGTACGGCGGCGTCACGACCTTGATGCCGATGGTGCGGTACAGCGCTCCCTTTCCCGCCGCGCGGTCGGCCACGTCCGCCGCCAGCCCCGAGACGGTCTCGCGCTGTCTCCCCGCCTCCGCCGTCGCTTCGGGGAACGCCGACTCCCGGGAGAGGCTCTTGGGTCGTCCCGTCGGCGTCACCTCCCGGTCGTCGTCGCCCCGCGCCCGGTCGTAGAACGTCCGACCTCGTTGCCCGAACCGATCGCGGAGGCGTCGCGGGTCCGCGTCGGCCAACTCGCCCGCCGTCTCGATCCCCATCTCCCCCAACTCGCGGGCCGTCACCGGGCCGACCCCGTGGACCTCCTCGACGGGGAGTGGACCGAAGAAGTCGCGCACCTCGCCGGGTTCCACGACGACCAGTCCGTCGGGCTTGTCGTGGTCGCTCGCCACCTTCGCGGCACTCATCGTGGGGGCGACGCCGACGCTCGCCGGAACTCCCACTTCGCGGGTGATCCGCTCTTTGATGTGACGGGCGTACCCCTCGGCCAGCGTGCGCCCGTCGACGACGGTCCACGCCGTCCGGTCGGTCACGTCGAGGTACGCCTCGTCGATGCTCACCTCGCGGAGCCTGTCGGCACACTCCCGGAGGATCGACTTGATCCGCTCGGCCACCTCGCGGTAGTAGTCCAGGTCGACCGGGCGGTAGTGGCCCGCCTCGTCGACATCGAGGGCCGGGCCGTCGCGGGCCACCTCCTTCCGGGGCAACGCCTCCAGGGCCTGCGAGATCGGCTGGGCGCTCTCGACGCCGTACGCGCGGGCCTCGTAACTCGCGGTGGCGACCGCCCCGTGTGGCTCCCCGGACTCGTACCCCATCCCGACGACGACGGGGTCGCCCCGCAGGTCGGAATCGCGCAACCGCTCACAGGAGGCGTAGAAGCAGTCCATGTCGACGTGACAGACGATTCGGTCGGACGGGGGGCCACGCACACTCCGGGTTCCAAGCGTCCCGTCGTTCATCGCTGTTCGTTCACCTACTGACGTCGGATGGCCTCGAATCTGTCGGCGTAGCGGTGATCCTCGACTGTCGTTCACCGAACTCGGTGGAGTCGTCGAACCATCTTCTACCTCTCACACCCGTAATTATAACTCAGTGTCTTTTGAATCTCACCCATGGGGAAGTGCTACGTAAACAGCGGACGGTGTGAGGGTGCACAGTATTCGGGCAACTGCAACAAGTGCGACATCATCGTTTGCAGGGCTTGTATGGCGACGAAATCGACCTGTCCCAACTGCGGAAATTCGTACCAGTGGGGATGAACGTCCCGTCCGGCCGGCCGACGGCAGCAATCCACTCGATCCACGAGACTGACCTGTAACCGACACGATATCGGTCACATCGGGTGTTCCACTTACTTCAGTCGTTCCTGCAGGAAAGAGGGGTGTGCGGCGGTCACGCCGTCGATGTCGAGGACGTCGTCGTTGATTACGTCGCCCAGCGCGTCGCCGTCCGGGGCGCGGACCTCCGCCATCAGCATGTGATCGCCCGAGGAGGTGTACAGCGCCTCGACGGCGTCCATCCCTTTGAGAGCCCGAGTCACCTCGACGTAGCGTTCGCTCTCGACTTCGATCCCGACCATCGCGATCGACTGCCCCGAGAGCTTCTTCGGATCCACTTCGGCCGAGTAGCCGACGATAACCCCGTCGCTTTCCATCTGTTGGATGTACTTTCGCACCGTCGGCTTGGAGACCCCGGCCCGGTCTGCGATCTCCCCGTAGGACGCTTGTGCGTCCTCTTCGAGGACGGAGAGGATCCGACGTTCCGTAGCGGTCGTTCCCATACTACTTCGTTTCGGTCCACGGAAAAAATATGTTGCGAAGGAGAAAACAGAGCTTCGCGGGCCCTCAGCGGGACGCGTCGGCCTATTTGTGTCGGTCGAGGAACATATCGTGGGTGCGCTCCCACTCGTAGTCGTCGTCGAAGTACCGCTCTGCCAGCGGCTCCTCGGGCATCTCGCCGATGGCCTGTTTCTCCTCTTGGTAGGACGGACGCTCGGAGTCGACGTAGAACCGACCGGTCAGCACCTCACCCTCGTACAGCGACCGTTCGGCCTCGGTGGCCATCCGTTCCGCGTCGCCCTTGTCCGTCGGGTCGAAGTCGTAGTCGTCGTTGTCGTTGACGTCGATGTAGGGGACGTACTGCCGGGCGTCCTTGTTCCACGTCGGACACTGGGTGAGGAAGTCGACGTGGGCGAAGCCGTCGTGTTGCATCGCCTCGGTGAGGATCTCCTTGGCCTGGTTGGGGTTGACCGCCGCCGTCCGCGCGACGTAGGAGGCCCCAGAGGTGAGCGCCAGCGACAGCGGCCGGATGGGGTCCTTGGCGCTCCCGTGGGGCTGGGTCTTCGACTTGTGACCCTTCGGCGACGTGGGCGAGGTCTGTCCCTTCGTCAGGCCGAAGATCTCGTTGTTGAAGACGATGTAGGTCATGTCGTGGTTCTCGCGGGCGGTGTGCATGAAGTGGTTCCCGCCGATGCCGTAGCCGTCGCCGTCGCCGCCGGCCGCGATGACCTCGAGGTCGGGGTTGGCGAGTTTGGCCGCCCGCGCGATGGGGAGCGACCGCCCGTGGATCGAGTGGTAGCCGTAGCTCTCGAAGTAGCTGTTCAGTTTGCCCGAACAGCCGATGCCGGTCACGAGCAACACCTCGTCGGGGTTGCGACCGATCTCGGGCATGGACTGTTTCAGCGCCTTCAGGACGCCGAAGTCGCCACACCCCGGACACCACGTCGCCTGTGGTTCGAGGGTGGGTGTGAACTCTTCCCGATCGATCTCGCGGTCTTCGCCGATCGCTGTGAATGCACTCATGGGTTAGTCACCTGCCGCTGGGACGTACGTCGTCTGCTGGTCGGGGACGT includes the following:
- the dinB gene encoding DNA polymerase IV, whose amino-acid sequence is MNDGTLGTRSVRGPPSDRIVCHVDMDCFYASCERLRDSDLRGDPVVVGMGYESGEPHGAVATASYEARAYGVESAQPISQALEALPRKEVARDGPALDVDEAGHYRPVDLDYYREVAERIKSILRECADRLREVSIDEAYLDVTDRTAWTVVDGRTLAEGYARHIKERITREVGVPASVGVAPTMSAAKVASDHDKPDGLVVVEPGEVRDFFGPLPVEEVHGVGPVTARELGEMGIETAGELADADPRRLRDRFGQRGRTFYDRARGDDDREVTPTGRPKSLSRESAFPEATAEAGRQRETVSGLAADVADRAAGKGALYRTIGIKVVTPPYDVNTRERSLSGPVADPDLVEEVALDLLEEFAGDAVRKLGVRVSNLQFGAADQARLDGWDGEAAGGDGTETRERATEGETGDGQSSLTDFGR
- a CDS encoding adenylate kinase family protein, whose protein sequence is MTDAEDVAERVAVTGTPGTGKTTATTLIDGPVVHLNDLIHEEGLWADRDDDRDSLVADLDAVREALGDWSGVVESHLAHHLDADRVAVLRCRPDVLEERLRDRGESEASAAENAESEALDVVLSETVDRHGIENVYEVDATDRTPAEVADEIEAVIAGDRAPSAGDVDFIDYL
- the tpiA gene encoding triose-phosphate isomerase, whose product is MFVLVNLKAYPCDPVAVAEAASDVAAESGVRIAVAPQTAHLDRVAATGVETWAQHVAPVAHGSHTGHTLAEAVTDAGATGTLLNHSERRLKLADVDDALDAAERAGLETVVCANDPEQVAAAAALDPDAVAVEPPELIGGDVSVATADPGIVEGAVAAADAVDPDVAVYCGAGVSTGDDVAAAADLGAEGVLLASGVAKADDPRAALESLVSGV
- a CDS encoding multiprotein bridging factor aMBF1, which translates into the protein MPQCEMCGAESSSLTTTKVEGAELQLCDDCTEFGTEVRTESSSSSSTKYSTSSSSSSSSGGSSSTSGGGGGGGKTRRRDMFDDMDELAADYDDRIRSAREERGLSQEELAAELNEKASLIRKLERGDMLPSDDVQSELEAELDIALSEGGGDADADWSGDSSTTTTLGDVVKRKD
- a CDS encoding carbon-nitrogen hydrolase family protein — encoded protein: MSRDVAESFTLGAAQIEPVYHDAEATLDKTCRWIERAGDRGVDVLVFPETYFPGYPYWRRSTSIARWSDLMVDLSKNSLHVDDDAVETVGEAVADADLHLVLGTNEVDDRRGSETLYNSLFFFDRSGSLVRRHRKLMPTHDERAIWGRGDPASLDVHDTDVGRLGGLICYENHMTLSKAALCARGEEIHAAVWPGFWEQNGHPGDKSRAEDAEARDTCDIYPAVREYAFETQSFVVSCSAYMSEGVPEGFAEDELGFGVGNGGSMLVNPAGVVKAGPAVGEEALLTAEFDRDERRATKAYFDAMGHYTRWDAVNLEVSDDRLDPVHRHDHPGRGRDDAPTLSPADAAALAEEFDVPVEAVEAVADALVGTRG
- the lrpA1 gene encoding HTH-type transcriptional regulator LrpA1, coding for MGTTATERRILSVLEEDAQASYGEIADRAGVSKPTVRKYIQQMESDGVIVGYSAEVDPKKLSGQSIAMVGIEVESERYVEVTRALKGMDAVEALYTSSGDHMLMAEVRAPDGDALGDVINDDVLDIDGVTAAHPSFLQERLK
- a CDS encoding CDP-alcohol phosphatidyltransferase family protein, which encodes MTLDRLRPVAELLLDPMVAAADRVGLTPNGVSVVAFGFAVAAAAGFYVATPLGYALGAVCVFANGWLDLLDGALARTQDVESRAGDLLDHVLDRYADVVLVIGLAAGVARYDLGLLAVTGVLMTSYLGTQIQAVGLGREYGGLVGRADRLALVGLTGLVAAVVAEPLGPLSVVGWLLVFFTVVGHLTALQRFWGAWGDLA
- a CDS encoding ATP-binding protein, producing the protein MTDTDTDTETITVADVSEGPGGDTDADPGTPVSLPVVELLTGRGFVTGKSGSGKSNTASVLVENLLANNFPVLVVDTDGEYYGLKEEFELLHAGADDECDIQVSPEHAEKIASLALESNVPIILDVSGYLDDEVAKELLLSVAKHLFAKEKKLKKPFLMLVEEVHEYIPEGGGLDETGKMLIKIGKRGRKHGLGIVGISQRPADVKKDFITQCDWLVWHRLTWNNDTNVVSRIIDAEHANAVEDLGDGEAFLMTDWSESVRRVQFHRKRTFDAGATPGLDDFERPELKSVSDDLVSDLREISDEQERRESELADLRQELDRKEARIEELEAELAEARDLSRMADQFAQAMLQKAEAPYRGGDGRNRARASAMAADQIELDAYEPGDAAPDEPADTTRDEGSDDGDSGADEPDRPAIEPGDWPPSASVSEVDPADGGTTDPTTPGSGDDADAGDSNAPVGGQADVTFDAESGASERAGADGPDRTTAATTHGTREAVVADLRSTIEALPDISRRMLAHYRRERTADPVDAHVAAGGTPDQPMAYGRNRPLRTDGFVEHVDEGRYRYALRDRVAAAFDGHLDGDALDETVRDVERSFVDEETLAAEETDPQVADEQDEVEVVDGGDSGDGGRIGDDGFVDEDAVVIEGSDDPPASADDATRRQMAADDGSDPRSDDLTDAEFL
- a CDS encoding thiamine pyrophosphate-dependent enzyme, producing the protein MSAFTAIGEDREIDREEFTPTLEPQATWCPGCGDFGVLKALKQSMPEIGRNPDEVLLVTGIGCSGKLNSYFESYGYHSIHGRSLPIARAAKLANPDLEVIAAGGDGDGYGIGGNHFMHTARENHDMTYIVFNNEIFGLTKGQTSPTSPKGHKSKTQPHGSAKDPIRPLSLALTSGASYVARTAAVNPNQAKEILTEAMQHDGFAHVDFLTQCPTWNKDARQYVPYIDVNDNDDYDFDPTDKGDAERMATEAERSLYEGEVLTGRFYVDSERPSYQEEKQAIGEMPEEPLAERYFDDDYEWERTHDMFLDRHK
- the hisC gene encoding histidinol-phosphate transaminase, giving the protein MQPRDLSALSPYVPGRGAEEVARELGMDPADLTKLSSNENPHGPGPAAVEAIRETAPRVGVYPKASHTDLAEKLADHWDCTPGQVWVTPGADGALDYLSRAFLDPGDRVLVPDPGFSYYRMSARYHHGEVATYDLRKADDFAQTPDTVLDAYDGERIVYLTTPHNPTGSEFDPDDIEALSERVEDHTLVVVDEAYAEYTDTPSAIGLLDDHDDVAVTRTFSKAYGLAGLRVGYAVVPEAWAGAYARVNTPFAASEVGCRAALAALDDDDHLETTVETARWARAHLRDELDAPTWESGGNFVLAEVGDAAAVAEATQRRGVIVRDCSSFGLPACIRVSCGTREGTRRAVEVVNDALAEVQA